In the Leptolyngbya sp. FACHB-261 genome, one interval contains:
- a CDS encoding circadian clock KaiB family protein: MERSQALFKGIALFTPGGDFVYAVDPSKLSYWHLHLCSALQRALSLDEPPHFLTPCYTASVDCWQHPQTGQIHITAEAYPAVLRYQALLNAAFGLSEHQVWQLAPADLENCDPILIEAHQSSFPELWEDHDLVLKVERPEAVLPVKLEASRQERRGYEFRLFISGNNLATEQILQELHLSLERLLHEPYSLKIIDVLKHPEEAEADHINVTPTLLKAWPLPTRRLSGKLDNLARLLASTPLESSAP; encoded by the coding sequence ATGGAGCGCTCCCAGGCACTTTTTAAAGGCATTGCCTTATTTACGCCTGGAGGCGATTTTGTTTACGCCGTTGACCCAAGCAAGCTGAGCTACTGGCACCTTCATCTGTGTAGTGCTTTACAACGGGCACTCTCACTTGATGAACCACCGCACTTCTTGACTCCCTGCTATACAGCCAGCGTGGATTGCTGGCAGCATCCACAGACAGGTCAAATTCACATTACTGCAGAAGCTTATCCTGCAGTGCTCCGTTATCAGGCGCTACTCAATGCTGCTTTTGGCTTGTCAGAGCATCAAGTTTGGCAGTTGGCGCCAGCGGACCTGGAGAACTGCGATCCCATTCTGATCGAAGCTCACCAAAGTAGTTTCCCAGAACTTTGGGAAGACCACGACTTGGTGCTGAAGGTGGAACGACCAGAGGCTGTGTTGCCCGTCAAGCTAGAGGCTTCTAGACAGGAGCGACGCGGTTACGAGTTCAGGCTGTTTATTTCTGGAAACAACTTGGCAACAGAGCAGATTCTCCAGGAGCTACATCTGTCGCTGGAACGGCTTTTGCACGAGCCATACAGCCTCAAAATCATTGATGTGCTTAAACATCCTGAAGAGGCTGAAGCTGATCACATCAATGTAACCCCAACGCTACTCAAAGCTTGGCCCCTGCCGACAAGGCGCTTGAGCGGCAAACTAGATAACCTAGCCCGCCTGCTTGCTTCTACTCCGCTAGAATCTTCGGCACCTTGA
- the gatC gene encoding Asp-tRNA(Asn)/Glu-tRNA(Gln) amidotransferase subunit GatC, producing the protein MLDRDQVRHVARLARLELTPDEEERFTSQLVGILGYVEQLSELDTASVQPTTRAIDERNITRSDTLHPWPAPETLLDCAPDREEGYFKVPKILAE; encoded by the coding sequence ATGCTTGATCGTGATCAAGTCCGCCATGTTGCGCGGCTAGCTCGCCTAGAACTAACACCGGATGAGGAGGAGCGCTTCACGAGTCAGCTGGTAGGCATTCTGGGCTATGTAGAGCAGCTGAGTGAATTAGATACCGCCAGCGTGCAGCCTACTACGCGAGCGATTGACGAGCGCAACATTACTCGGTCTGATACTCTCCACCCCTGGCCTGCCCCTGAAACTCTATTGGACTGTGCCCCCGACCGCGAGGAGGGTTACTTCAAGGTGCCGAAGATTCTAGCGGAGTAG
- a CDS encoding 2-oxoacid:acceptor oxidoreductase subunit alpha produces the protein MTKASFVLRIAGESGEGVISSSETFARALAKLGYWLFTYRTFPAEIKGGPALFQMRVGSQRLSTQGDSLDLLLAYNQYAFDHNVKDLASASVVVYDSEAVTIPNDFKHQAVGVPFGRIAREEIGFPLAKNVVALGVLSQFFPGVEQFLQQAIEKQFKRKGEEIIGKNKAALQAGLKFTADLPTEVLRLTEPNVDQSRLILSGNQMIAMGAIAAGCRAYFGYPITPATDIMEFLAGELPKVGGVCQQVEDEISAVMMAVGASYAGVPAMTATSGPGLSLMGETLGYAWGAEIPIVVVDSMRAGPSTGMPTKMEQSDLNIALHGSHGDTARVVIAPTDVEDCFWQTIRAFQIAETYQVPVVLLSDITLSNRTESVQRPDLSQVKRAERLTYTPSEVPYLRFDLTSSGVSPMAVPGQPNAHYVASGLEHTPSDAPCYTPENHEAQTEKRFRKLEQIRASLPAPEILGDPSRAEVGLITWGTAWGPVQEAVKIAQAQGHSVSAMVLRTLNPFPTDAVQDYLRGVRWAIAVESNFQGQLAHLIQAHTFREVDKLRAYGGVPFSVARILEAIAAHNSLARPVSLSR, from the coding sequence ATGACCAAAGCGTCCTTTGTTCTACGAATTGCCGGGGAATCTGGCGAGGGTGTGATTAGCTCGAGTGAGACTTTTGCACGAGCTTTAGCAAAGTTGGGCTACTGGCTGTTTACCTATCGCACGTTCCCGGCAGAGATCAAGGGGGGACCTGCCCTATTCCAGATGCGAGTGGGCTCGCAACGCCTAAGCACTCAGGGAGATAGCCTGGATTTGCTGTTGGCCTACAACCAATATGCGTTCGATCACAACGTCAAAGATTTAGCCTCTGCAAGTGTGGTGGTTTATGATTCTGAGGCCGTTACCATTCCCAATGATTTTAAACATCAAGCTGTAGGAGTTCCCTTTGGTCGAATTGCTCGGGAGGAGATTGGTTTTCCGCTAGCAAAAAATGTTGTTGCGCTTGGTGTTCTTTCTCAGTTTTTTCCAGGAGTTGAGCAATTTCTCCAGCAAGCTATCGAGAAGCAATTTAAACGTAAAGGCGAAGAAATCATTGGCAAAAACAAAGCGGCTCTGCAAGCAGGTTTAAAATTTACTGCTGATTTGCCTACAGAAGTTCTGCGTTTAACTGAACCAAATGTGGATCAAAGCCGCTTAATTCTCTCTGGCAATCAAATGATTGCGATGGGTGCTATTGCGGCAGGCTGTCGAGCTTACTTTGGCTATCCGATCACACCGGCCACGGACATCATGGAATTTCTCGCTGGGGAACTGCCCAAGGTCGGTGGGGTCTGTCAGCAAGTTGAGGATGAAATCAGTGCCGTGATGATGGCTGTCGGTGCCTCCTACGCAGGAGTTCCAGCGATGACCGCGACCTCTGGTCCTGGCCTATCACTAATGGGTGAAACGCTGGGCTACGCCTGGGGAGCTGAGATTCCCATAGTCGTTGTGGACTCAATGCGTGCCGGTCCCAGCACGGGGATGCCAACCAAGATGGAGCAATCAGATTTGAATATTGCTCTGCACGGTAGTCACGGCGATACAGCCCGCGTGGTGATTGCCCCCACTGATGTTGAGGACTGCTTCTGGCAAACGATTCGGGCCTTCCAAATCGCCGAGACGTATCAGGTGCCAGTTGTACTGCTCTCAGACATTACGCTCAGCAATCGCACAGAGAGCGTACAGCGGCCCGACCTCAGCCAAGTGAAACGGGCGGAGCGTCTGACCTACACTCCTTCTGAAGTGCCCTATCTGCGATTTGACCTGACGAGTTCAGGGGTATCGCCTATGGCAGTTCCAGGCCAGCCTAATGCTCACTACGTTGCCAGTGGCTTGGAGCACACCCCTTCTGATGCCCCCTGCTACACCCCAGAAAACCACGAAGCCCAAACCGAGAAGCGCTTCCGCAAACTAGAACAGATTCGCGCTAGTCTACCTGCACCTGAGATCTTAGGTGACCCCTCGCGAGCCGAGGTCGGTTTAATTACTTGGGGCACTGCTTGGGGGCCGGTGCAGGAGGCAGTGAAAATCGCTCAAGCGCAGGGCCATTCGGTTTCAGCGATGGTGCTGCGGACTCTGAATCCCTTTCCCACTGATGCAGTACAAGACTACCTGCGCGGCGTACGTTGGGCGATTGCAGTAGAGAGCAATTTCCAGGGGCAATTGGCCCATCTAATCCAGGCGCACACCTTCCGTGAAGTGGACAAACTGCGAGCCTATGGTGGTGTTCCTTTCAGTGTGGCTCGCATTTTGGAAGCCATTGCAGCTCACAATTCACTGGCTCGACCCGTCAGCCTCAGTCGCTAG
- the nadA gene encoding quinolinate synthase NadA, translating to MFTTARRQPGSPSMAELPDDLFAAIQSLKRELNAVILAHYYQDPDIQDVADYLGDSLGLSQQAASTNAEVIVFAGVHFMAETAKILNPDKLVLLPDLAAGCSLADSCPPEAFAAFKAAHPNHLVVSYINCTAEIKAMSDIICTSANAVQIVRQIPETQPIIFAPDRNLGRYVMQQTGRELVLWQGACIVHETFSERKLLQLKTAYPQAEVIAHPECEPILLRHAQYIGSTTALLKYAQSSTSQTFIVATEPGIIHQMQKQAPQKQFIPAPPLSNCACNECPHMRLNTLEKLYWAMKNRAPEITMPETTRVAALRPIQRMLAMSV from the coding sequence GTGTTTACAACTGCACGCCGCCAACCGGGCTCGCCAAGCATGGCCGAGCTACCGGATGATTTGTTTGCTGCTATTCAGTCTTTAAAGCGCGAATTGAATGCTGTGATTCTGGCTCACTATTACCAGGATCCTGATATTCAAGATGTTGCTGATTATCTCGGTGATTCTTTGGGGCTTTCCCAACAGGCAGCAAGCACTAATGCAGAGGTAATTGTGTTCGCAGGGGTTCACTTTATGGCTGAAACGGCCAAAATTCTGAATCCAGACAAGTTGGTTTTGCTGCCGGACTTGGCCGCAGGTTGTTCGCTCGCTGATAGCTGTCCTCCAGAAGCGTTTGCTGCTTTTAAGGCGGCTCATCCCAATCATCTAGTGGTGTCGTATATCAATTGCACTGCTGAGATTAAGGCAATGAGCGACATCATTTGCACTAGTGCAAATGCCGTTCAAATTGTGCGTCAAATTCCCGAGACTCAACCGATTATTTTTGCGCCAGATCGCAATTTAGGCCGCTATGTCATGCAGCAGACAGGGCGCGAGCTGGTGCTTTGGCAAGGCGCTTGTATTGTGCATGAAACCTTCTCAGAGAGGAAGTTGCTTCAGCTCAAGACAGCTTATCCCCAGGCCGAAGTGATCGCCCATCCGGAATGCGAACCAATTCTCTTGCGTCATGCGCAATATATTGGTTCCACGACGGCGCTGCTGAAGTACGCTCAATCAAGTACCAGTCAGACTTTTATTGTGGCTACGGAGCCGGGCATTATTCATCAGATGCAGAAGCAAGCCCCCCAGAAGCAGTTTATTCCTGCTCCTCCGTTGAGTAACTGCGCTTGCAATGAGTGTCCGCACATGCGGTTAAATACCCTAGAAAAACTTTATTGGGCAATGAAGAATCGAGCCCCAGAAATCACCATGCCTGAGACAACTCGGGTCGCAGCACTGCGACCCATTCAACGCATGTTAGCAATGAGCGTTTGA
- a CDS encoding histone deacetylase yields the protein MHPDLAESYLLALRFFMVVFLESFFQGLGVSATLNPYTSPFGEVEGFYLAVALFGLRYLRFSYSESCEGDVVTFPIIYSEEFLQHDTGRLHPEKAGRLTASVEALRQAAFAEQLSWQTPTAWQEREVLPWVLRVHRQPYVEAVRRLAEAGGGRIDSDTFVSSQSYEVALLAVSAWLDGVDQVLRSGEPAFVLARPPGHHALPEIGMGFCIFANAAVAALYALSQPGIQRVAILDWDVHHGNGTQEIVWDMPQIAYVSTHQAPFYPGTGQAEERGAHNNILNLPMASGSTLAEYQPAFEQKILPFLREFSPDLLIVSAGFDANRDDPLASLALQPSDYGLFTELCLGLTRKIVFGLEGGYDFRALAQSVVAVVESCLQPIKQRV from the coding sequence ATGCACCCTGATTTGGCGGAGAGCTACTTGCTGGCTCTCCGTTTTTTCATGGTCGTTTTTTTAGAGTCATTTTTTCAGGGCCTAGGGGTGTCAGCTACACTGAACCCGTATACCAGCCCATTCGGCGAGGTAGAGGGCTTCTATCTAGCCGTTGCCTTGTTTGGGTTGCGCTACCTGCGGTTCAGCTATTCAGAATCTTGCGAGGGGGATGTTGTGACCTTTCCCATCATTTACTCCGAGGAATTTTTGCAGCACGACACGGGGCGTCTCCATCCTGAGAAGGCTGGACGGCTGACAGCCTCAGTGGAGGCTCTGCGTCAGGCAGCCTTTGCCGAGCAGTTGAGTTGGCAGACCCCCACAGCCTGGCAAGAGCGTGAAGTCTTACCTTGGGTGTTGCGAGTACATCGCCAGCCCTATGTAGAGGCCGTTAGACGTCTGGCCGAAGCCGGCGGCGGTCGGATTGATTCAGATACTTTCGTTTCCAGCCAGAGTTACGAGGTTGCCCTGCTAGCGGTGAGTGCCTGGTTGGACGGGGTTGACCAAGTATTGCGTTCAGGTGAGCCTGCCTTCGTGTTGGCACGTCCACCAGGACACCATGCTCTGCCTGAAATTGGTATGGGCTTCTGCATTTTTGCCAATGCTGCTGTGGCAGCTCTGTACGCCCTCAGCCAGCCCGGTATACAACGGGTCGCCATCCTGGATTGGGACGTGCACCACGGCAATGGCACCCAGGAGATTGTCTGGGATATGCCCCAGATCGCCTACGTCTCAACCCACCAGGCTCCTTTCTATCCGGGTACAGGTCAAGCGGAGGAGCGGGGAGCCCACAACAACATCTTGAATCTGCCAATGGCGAGCGGCAGCACTTTGGCAGAGTATCAGCCCGCTTTTGAACAGAAAATTTTGCCGTTTCTGCGCGAGTTCTCCCCTGACTTGTTAATTGTCAGTGCAGGCTTTGACGCGAACCGAGATGACCCTCTTGCTAGCCTTGCCCTTCAGCCCAGTGACTATGGCCTGTTTACTGAGCTTTGTCTGGGGCTAACGCGCAAGATCGTCTTTGGTTTAGAAGGCGGCTACGATTTTCGGGCCTTGGCTCAATCCGTGGTGGCAGTGGTAGAAAGCTGCCTGCAACCGATCAAGCAACGAGTCTAA
- a CDS encoding inorganic diphosphatase, with protein MDLSRISPQPKPGLVNILIEIPAGSKNKYEFDKDLQAFALDRVLYSSVQYPCDYGFIPNTLGDDGDPLDALVLIDQPTFPGCVILARPIGMLEMIDGGEGDEKLLCVPAKDPRYAEVQGITDIAPHRLEEISEFFKTYKNLEKKVTEIKGWQGLAKVQPLIDKCIAAAKH; from the coding sequence ATGGATCTCTCGCGCATTAGTCCCCAACCAAAACCTGGTCTCGTCAACATCCTGATTGAGATTCCCGCAGGTAGCAAAAATAAATACGAGTTCGACAAAGACTTGCAAGCCTTTGCCCTAGACCGGGTGCTCTACTCATCGGTTCAATATCCTTGTGATTACGGCTTTATCCCCAACACTCTGGGCGATGACGGCGATCCACTCGATGCGTTAGTCCTTATTGATCAGCCCACCTTTCCCGGCTGCGTGATTCTGGCCCGCCCTATCGGCATGCTGGAAATGATTGATGGCGGCGAAGGCGATGAGAAGCTTCTCTGTGTGCCTGCCAAAGACCCCCGCTATGCAGAGGTCCAAGGCATCACAGACATCGCCCCTCATCGGCTCGAAGAAATTTCTGAGTTCTTCAAAACCTATAAGAACTTAGAGAAGAAGGTGACCGAAATCAAAGGCTGGCAGGGGCTAGCCAAGGTGCAGCCTCTGATCGATAAGTGCATCGCTGCTGCTAAACACTAG
- a CDS encoding cob(I)yrinic acid a,c-diamide adenosyltransferase, with amino-acid sequence MTRTGIGIQTAQTRSERVVGQLHVYDGKGKGKSQAALGVVLRSIGLGMAPENQAPLQTRVLLLRFLKGPGRAYAEDAAIEALQRGFPHLIDQVRTGRAEFFGADQVTPLDRKEAQRGWDIARGALASGLYSVIVLDELNPVLDLGLLPVDEVVRTLKNKPEPLEIIATGRGAPASLLEIADLHSEMKPHYHTAAQANGITGIEIYTGAGKGKSTSALGKALQAIGRGISRDLSHRVLIMQWLKGGSGYTEDAAIAALRQIFPNLVDHQRCGRDAIVWRGQQQEIDYVEAERGWEIARAAIASGLYKTIILDELNPTVDLELLPEEPIVQTLLRKPLDTEVIITGRCKNPPAYFDLASVHSEMVCHKHYAEKGVDLKRGVDF; translated from the coding sequence ATGACCCGCACTGGTATTGGTATTCAGACCGCTCAAACTCGTTCTGAGCGCGTTGTCGGTCAACTCCACGTTTATGACGGTAAGGGTAAGGGCAAGTCCCAAGCCGCCTTGGGTGTCGTCCTGCGGTCTATTGGTCTAGGCATGGCTCCAGAGAATCAGGCCCCCCTGCAAACTCGGGTGCTGCTATTGCGCTTCCTCAAAGGACCCGGCAGAGCTTATGCCGAAGATGCAGCGATCGAAGCGCTACAAAGAGGTTTTCCTCATCTGATCGATCAGGTGCGCACGGGGCGAGCTGAGTTTTTTGGGGCTGATCAGGTCACCCCTCTAGACCGTAAAGAAGCCCAACGCGGTTGGGATATTGCTCGGGGTGCCCTAGCCTCAGGGCTGTATTCCGTGATCGTGCTGGATGAGCTCAATCCGGTTCTCGATCTAGGCTTATTGCCCGTTGATGAGGTGGTGCGGACGCTCAAGAATAAGCCTGAGCCCCTGGAAATTATTGCGACTGGTCGGGGAGCGCCTGCCTCCCTGCTGGAGATTGCCGATCTGCACTCCGAAATGAAACCGCACTACCACACGGCAGCTCAAGCTAACGGCATCACTGGCATCGAGATTTATACCGGCGCGGGTAAAGGCAAATCGACCAGTGCTTTGGGCAAAGCCTTGCAGGCGATTGGTCGAGGCATCAGCCGCGATTTATCCCATCGCGTCTTGATCATGCAGTGGCTTAAAGGGGGCAGTGGCTATACCGAGGATGCTGCCATTGCTGCGTTGCGCCAGATTTTTCCCAATCTGGTTGACCATCAACGCTGTGGCCGGGATGCCATTGTCTGGCGTGGCCAGCAACAGGAGATTGACTATGTAGAGGCTGAGCGGGGCTGGGAGATTGCCCGTGCCGCCATTGCTTCCGGGCTTTACAAGACAATCATCCTAGATGAACTCAACCCGACTGTAGACCTAGAACTACTGCCCGAAGAGCCGATCGTGCAGACACTGCTCCGCAAGCCCCTCGATACCGAAGTCATTATCACGGGGCGCTGTAAGAACCCACCCGCCTACTTTGACCTCGCCTCTGTACATTCAGAGATGGTTTGTCACAAGCACTACGCGGAGAAAGGGGTTGACCTGAAGCGAGGGGTTGATTTTTAG
- a CDS encoding glucose-1-phosphate adenylyltransferase: MRNVLAIILGGGAGTRLYPLTKVRAKPAVSLAGKYRLIDIPVSNCINSDITKIYVLTQFNSASLNRHITRTYNFSGFTEGFVEVLAAQQTLENPNWFQGTADAVRQYLWLLESWEEIDEFVVLSGDQLYRMDYRLFVERHRATGADITLSVLPVDERQATSFGLMKIDETGRVLSFSEKPKGDALRDMQVDTQSLGLSAEEARHKPYIASMGIYVFRRAALIKLLKESAHRTDFGKEIIPDATDSYNVQAYLFNDYWEDIGTIEAFYNANLDLTRQPSPPFSFYDEKAPIYTRPRYLPPSKLLDCNITESIIGEGCILKKCRVKHSVLGIRTRVEAGCVIEDSLLMGSDYYTSLVERDGGLNDGKVALGIGHNTTIRRAIVDKDACIGRNVQIINKDHVEEADREEAGFYIRSGIVIVLKKAVIPDGTII, from the coding sequence ATGCGGAATGTATTAGCGATCATCTTGGGTGGCGGGGCAGGCACGCGTCTCTATCCCCTAACCAAAGTCAGGGCGAAACCTGCGGTGTCTCTGGCAGGTAAGTACCGGTTGATCGACATTCCGGTGAGTAACTGTATCAATTCGGACATCACTAAAATTTATGTCCTTACTCAGTTCAACTCGGCCTCTCTTAACCGTCACATTACTCGTACTTATAATTTTTCGGGTTTCACCGAAGGGTTCGTAGAAGTGTTAGCGGCTCAGCAAACTCTAGAGAACCCCAACTGGTTCCAGGGAACAGCTGATGCTGTACGTCAGTATCTGTGGCTACTGGAGTCCTGGGAAGAGATTGATGAGTTTGTAGTCCTCTCAGGGGACCAGCTCTACCGCATGGATTACCGTTTGTTTGTCGAAAGGCACCGAGCAACAGGAGCCGATATTACTCTCTCAGTGCTGCCAGTTGATGAGCGGCAGGCTACCAGCTTCGGTCTTATGAAGATCGACGAAACGGGTCGGGTGCTCTCGTTTAGCGAAAAGCCAAAGGGTGATGCCCTACGAGACATGCAAGTAGATACACAATCCCTGGGTCTTAGCGCCGAAGAAGCAAGGCACAAGCCCTACATTGCCTCTATGGGCATTTATGTCTTCCGCCGCGCTGCTCTAATCAAATTGTTGAAGGAGTCGGCACACCGGACGGACTTCGGCAAGGAAATTATCCCTGACGCCACTGATAGCTACAACGTCCAAGCCTATCTATTCAATGACTATTGGGAAGACATTGGAACTATCGAGGCATTCTACAACGCGAATCTCGATCTGACGCGTCAACCCAGCCCCCCCTTCAGCTTCTACGACGAAAAAGCACCAATTTACACCCGCCCCCGTTATTTGCCGCCTTCTAAACTGCTCGATTGCAACATCACTGAATCAATTATTGGTGAAGGTTGTATTCTGAAAAAATGCCGGGTGAAACATTCTGTTTTGGGGATTCGGACTCGCGTTGAGGCGGGCTGTGTGATTGAAGATTCCCTATTGATGGGGTCGGACTACTACACCTCATTAGTAGAGCGAGATGGTGGGCTGAACGATGGCAAAGTCGCCTTGGGCATTGGTCACAACACAACTATTCGCCGTGCCATTGTGGACAAGGACGCTTGCATTGGTCGCAATGTGCAGATCATCAACAAAGACCACGTTGAAGAAGCCGATCGTGAAGAAGCAGGCTTCTACATTCGCAGTGGAATTGTGATTGTTCTCAAGAAGGCTGTCATTCCGGATGGCACCATCATCTAG
- a CDS encoding photosystem I assembly protein Ycf3 yields the protein MPRSQRNDNFIDRSFTVMADMILKIMPGSKREKEAFAYYRDGMSAQADGEYAEALENYQEALTLEDDPYDRSYILYNIGLIHASNGEHDRALGYYHEALELNPRLPQALNNIAVIYHYKGERLKESGKSEEAEEADEYFDQAAEFWKRAIRIAPNNYIEAQNWLKTTGRSKMDVFF from the coding sequence ATGCCGAGATCCCAGCGCAACGACAACTTCATTGACCGCTCCTTCACGGTCATGGCGGATATGATCCTCAAGATCATGCCCGGTAGTAAGAGGGAGAAGGAAGCCTTCGCTTACTACCGCGACGGCATGTCTGCCCAAGCTGACGGAGAGTACGCCGAGGCTCTCGAGAACTATCAGGAAGCACTCACCCTCGAAGACGATCCATACGATCGCAGCTACATTCTCTACAACATTGGCCTAATCCACGCCAGTAATGGCGAACATGACCGGGCACTGGGGTACTACCATGAAGCCCTAGAACTAAACCCACGGCTGCCCCAGGCGCTTAACAACATTGCAGTGATCTATCACTACAAGGGGGAGCGACTGAAGGAATCTGGCAAATCTGAGGAAGCCGAGGAAGCCGACGAATACTTTGACCAAGCTGCCGAGTTCTGGAAGCGGGCGATCCGAATTGCCCCCAACAATTACATTGAGGCTCAGAACTGGTTGAAAACCACAGGGCGCTCAAAGATGGACGTGTTCTTCTAA
- a CDS encoding 2-oxoacid:ferredoxin oxidoreductase subunit beta, giving the protein MVTTPARSSARDHYKSQVKPTWCPGCGDFGVLKSVYEAFNQLEIDPDNLVAVSGIGCSGRIPFFIDAYGFHSLHGRALPAASGIKLARPELDVVVLGGDGDGLAIGAGHFVNACRRNLDITYIIMNNSIYGLTKGQASPTSSWSMATKTAPQGSNEQPVNPIALALVCGATFVARGFSGQNKTLGELLAQGMSHKGFSFIEVFSPCPTFNKFNTYEYYRNEIQALPEEHDPHNLPQALQYAFAPETYLGVFYDSQQAVLNDHTERIKTGSQTDIDTRLNALFDNFATAV; this is encoded by the coding sequence ATGGTTACCACCCCTGCCCGCTCCAGTGCCCGTGATCACTATAAGAGTCAGGTGAAGCCGACTTGGTGCCCTGGCTGCGGTGATTTCGGCGTACTCAAAAGTGTTTACGAGGCATTCAATCAACTAGAGATCGATCCAGATAACTTAGTTGCAGTCTCTGGTATCGGCTGTTCTGGACGTATTCCCTTCTTCATTGATGCCTACGGTTTTCACTCTTTGCATGGTCGTGCCCTGCCTGCGGCCTCGGGTATCAAGTTGGCACGACCAGAACTTGATGTAGTTGTGTTGGGAGGTGATGGGGATGGCTTAGCCATCGGTGCAGGGCATTTCGTGAATGCTTGCCGTCGCAACTTAGACATCACCTACATCATCATGAACAACTCGATCTACGGGTTGACGAAAGGACAAGCTTCCCCCACCAGTTCCTGGTCGATGGCAACGAAAACTGCACCTCAGGGCAGCAATGAGCAGCCCGTGAACCCGATTGCCCTAGCTTTAGTCTGTGGCGCAACTTTTGTTGCTCGTGGCTTCTCAGGGCAAAACAAAACCTTGGGTGAATTGCTCGCGCAGGGCATGTCTCATAAAGGGTTTTCGTTCATTGAGGTATTTAGCCCCTGTCCAACTTTCAACAAATTCAACACTTACGAATACTACCGAAACGAAATTCAAGCTCTACCTGAGGAACACGACCCTCACAACCTGCCCCAGGCATTGCAATATGCCTTTGCGCCAGAGACTTATCTCGGCGTGTTCTACGACAGTCAACAAGCTGTTCTGAATGACCACACTGAGCGCATTAAAACTGGCAGTCAAACAGATATTGACACTCGCTTGAATGCCTTGTTTGATAACTTTGCAACCGCAGTGTAG
- a CDS encoding exopolysaccharide biosynthesis protein: MKFSQDIQALLEEYAQEPLPLGKLLERTGEHGFGMMSALLTLPFLSPIPIPGFSTVLGAGIVLLGTQLSLGFRKPWLPKRIAQVELSPKVTAGLLKTINWILRPLERVVRPRLSVLIRNPLQRRLIGLSMAWAAILMALPLPPIIPFTNTFPAYAILFLAIGTIEFDGFLIMAGHGMTVATTLYFVTIAGAIWALLLNVWERLQQFL; this comes from the coding sequence ATGAAATTTTCTCAAGACATCCAGGCACTTCTCGAAGAGTATGCCCAAGAGCCTCTGCCCCTGGGCAAGCTTCTAGAACGCACGGGTGAGCACGGCTTTGGCATGATGAGTGCCTTGCTGACCTTGCCCTTCCTGAGTCCCATTCCAATCCCTGGCTTCTCGACTGTCCTGGGTGCTGGGATTGTGCTTCTAGGGACTCAACTCAGCTTAGGCTTTCGGAAGCCCTGGTTGCCCAAGCGCATCGCTCAGGTTGAGCTTTCGCCCAAAGTCACGGCTGGACTCTTGAAAACAATCAACTGGATATTGAGGCCTTTGGAACGGGTGGTTCGGCCTCGCCTGTCAGTTCTAATCCGTAACCCATTGCAACGTCGTTTGATTGGTCTATCGATGGCCTGGGCTGCGATTCTGATGGCCCTACCCCTACCACCAATCATTCCCTTTACCAATACATTTCCAGCCTATGCCATCCTGTTTCTCGCAATTGGGACGATCGAGTTCGACGGCTTCCTAATCATGGCAGGTCATGGCATGACAGTTGCAACCACCCTCTACTTTGTCACTATCGCTGGTGCAATTTGGGCACTGCTGCTCAACGTCTGGGAAAGGTTACAGCAATTCCTCTGA